AGGTGTGGGCTCCAAAGAAGTCACGTTGGGCCTGGATAAGACTAGTTGAAAGATTAGGACTACGATAGCTATCGTAGTAGGCTAGCCCTGCACTAAAGGCTGGGACTGGAACACCACTCTGTAGTGCCACGCTGGTGGCGAAGCGCCAGCCTTCCTGATTCTTGGAAAGAGCGCCGCAAAAAAACGGGTCCAGCATCAAGTTGTGTAAGTCGGGCTTGTTTTCGTATGCTTGCTTTATATGGCTAAGGAACTGAGCCCGAATGATGCAACCACCACGCCACACAGCAACAATATCAGAAAAGTTTAGATTCCAGCGGTAGTGCTTACTAGCCTTTGCAAGGAGATTCATGCCCTGTGCATAGTTGACAATCTTGGAAGCGTAGAGTGCGTTCCCTACTGCATTTATCAGGCTCTTGCGGTCACCCACAAATGGCCTTCTGGGAGGAGCGGACAAAACTTGGGAGGCAACCAGACGTTCTTCCCTGCTGGATGAAAGAACACGCACCTCCATTGCAGCATACAGGATTCCGATAGCAATACCCTGGTCAACTGCACTAGCAATTGCCCACTTTCCTGTCCCTTTTTGCCCTGCCCTATCGAGGATAACTTCCACAATGGGCTTGCCGGTGTCCGGATCCATTGTATTAAGAATCTGGGCGGTGATTCCAACTAGATAGCTGCTGAGTTCTCCATTGTTCCATCTGGAAAAGACTTCATGGAGTTCTGAATGGGAAAGCCCCAGTACGTTCTTGAGAATGGCATAAGCTTCGCAAATAAGCTGCATGTCGCCGTACTCAATGCCGTTATGAACCATCTTTACATAATGCCCAGCCCCGTCGGGTCCCATGTAGAGACAACAGGGCTCAGATCCCACAACCGCTGCAATCCTTTTCAGAATTAGACTGATTACTTTCCAGGAGTCCGGAGAACCTCCCGGCATAAGTGCGGGACCCTTGAGGGCTCCCTCTGCACCGCCAGAGATTCCACAGCCAATAAAATGAATGGACTTCTTACGCAACAACGCCTTTTCTCGTCGCCGAGTGTCTTTCCAAAGAGAGTTACCCCCATCGACGATGATATCTCCTGGGTCCAACAAGGAAGCTAATTGGTTAATGGTAGTGTCTGTAGCTAGGCCTGCCTTTACCATAAGTATGATTTTACGTGGCCTTGCTAACGAGTGAACAAAGCTATCGAGAGAATAGGTCGGTAAAAT
This DNA window, taken from Candidatus Xiphinematobacter sp., encodes the following:
- the gndA gene encoding NADP-dependent phosphogluconate dehydrogenase; the encoded protein is MSKSDVGLIGLAVMGANLALNLENRGFLISVFNRTRAVTERFAAGHARGRRILPTYSLDSFVHSLARPRKIILMVKAGLATDTTINQLASLLDPGDIIVDGGNSLWKDTRRREKALLRKKSIHFIGCGISGGAEGALKGPALMPGGSPDSWKVISLILKRIAAVVGSEPCCLYMGPDGAGHYVKMVHNGIEYGDMQLICEAYAILKNVLGLSHSELHEVFSRWNNGELSSYLVGITAQILNTMDPDTGKPIVEVILDRAGQKGTGKWAIASAVDQGIAIGILYAAMEVRVLSSSREERLVASQVLSAPPRRPFVGDRKSLINAVGNALYASKIVNYAQGMNLLAKASKHYRWNLNFSDIVAVWRGGCIIRAQFLSHIKQAYENKPDLHNLMLDPFFCGALSKNQEGWRFATSVALQSGVPVPAFSAGLAYYDSYRSPNLSTSLIQAQRDFFGAHTYERVDKPGVFHTQW